The genomic interval CTGTGAAACTCTCACCGGCTTTACGGTTCGCCTTAAAATCTTCCAAATAAGTACGCACGGTAGCGGCAATGTCTTTACGTTCGAGGGATTTTTTCTCAAGGCCCGCCAAACGGTCACCGCGGGATGAACCGCCGACATAAAAGGCATATTTATTTGGAGCCCTACCGACAAATGCAAAGTCTGCATTGTAAGGGCGGGCACAACCATTCGGGCAACCGGTCATCCGGACGAGGATGGGCTCTTTCTCGATGCCCAAATCCTTCAGGACCGCATCGATCTCGTCCATGACACTACTAAAGACACGTTCACTCTCCGCGAGGGATAAGCCGCATGTCGGGAGGGCCACACAGGCATGGGCGACCTTGCGGGCTTCGGTAAAGCCTTCCACCGGAGGAACCCCGTTTTCCGAGAGGATCTTTTCGACTGCGGGTTTTTGCTCAGCGGTAATATCGTGGAAAATGATATTACAATTCGGTGTTAACATGACTGGGCAACCAATCTCCTTGGCGATTTTAATGAAAGCCGCCTTGTAATCAATCCCGTCGCCATCCTTGATCCGGCCTTGGGCGACATGTACCCCGACAAAGAGATTCCCATCGCCTTGTTCATTCCATCCGAGTGCATCGGAAACCGTCGTGAATGTCATAGGTTTAAAAGGTGATGTCGGTGATTTCATACGTGCTTTGACGCCATCCCGGACAAAGTCGATTCCTTTGTGTAATACGAGATATTTAAAGCGGGATTGTTTACGGTCTTCACGATTACCGTGGTCACGCTGGAAAGTCACAATAGCTTCGCAAGCTTCGAGGGCGTGTTCTTTAGCCACATAAAAGAGGGGTTGAGCGAGGCAAGGCTGGGTCGCGGTATTCCCGTGCGCCATCCCAAATCCACCACCGACGACGATATGATAACCGAGCAATTTGCCAGCCTCGACATGGGCGATAAAACCGATATCCTGCGAGTAAATATCCACATCGTTACGGGGAGGAATCACGATGCCTATTTTGAATTTACGGGGGAGATAATGTTTCCCGTAGATGGGCTCCACTTCTTCCGGTGTTTTCCCCGACAAATCAACTTTTTGTCCATCGAGCCATATCTCGGCATAAGCCCCAGCGCGCGGGAGGAAATAAGCAGTGATCTCATTAGCAAATCTCAAACATTCGGCATGGGCATCGTCCTTGATCGGGGAGGAAGGCCCCATCGTATTACGGACCACATCACCACAAGCTCCTAATGTCGTCACCCCAGATTCATGGATTCTTTGGACGCATTCCTTAAATCCGCCTTTGAGTATCCCGTGGAATTGAATGCCTTGGCGTGTCGTGATACGCATGGTCCGATTGCCCAAGTCATCGGCTAATTGATCGTGAACGACGTACTGGGCCGCTGTCATCGATCCACCCGGGGTTTTTGTCCGGAGCATGAAACTCCACGCCTTGTCTTTTCCCTCAGCTTTGAGCTTTGAGCGGAGATCGCGGTCATCTTGTTGATAGGAGCCATGGAATTTGAGGAGCAGGTTTTCTTCCTCACTAAAATGGGTTTTTGAAGCGTCAGCCAGTGTTTCGGCCAATGTTCCGCGTAAATAATTACTCTTATCCTTGAGTTCTTCTACCGGGTTATTCGACATAACGTATTTTCCTAATGATGATTGTTCCGCTACAAAGTGAACGACTTCCGAAAGAAAATCAATTGAGATCATCACATTAACATTAATATTCCCACTAAATAGATGGGATTCCTTTCCATACATTTGGACATATGATGATTTTTTACAAAAAAAGCCTAAAAATCTCTTGGCTTTTGAGAGTGTTAACTTAAATATTGTATTTCTATGGCTGGGCCTATTGATTCAGAAAGTGAGAGCAGCATAACCATTTATCTTCGTGAAATCGGGAAAGTCCCCCTTTTAACCGTTCAGGACGAGATTGATCTGGCTGCAATCATCAAAAAAGGGGTGGAAGCAGAAGTAAAAATCAAGGAATTCACTAAAAAGGTCAAGGGAATCCCTGCAAAAGTGACCGTTACCAAGACTAAAGCGGTCAAAAAAACTATTCCTGATAAGGATAAAGCCAAAAAAGCAGCTCTTCAAAAGCTTGCCGAAGAAGGCGCTCAAGCCCGTGAACGCATGATCAAGAGCAATTTGCGTTTGGTTGTTAAAATCGCCCATGATTATTCAAATTTCGGACTCCCCTTAATTGACCTCATTTCCGAAGGAAATATCGGTCTGATGAAGGCTGTGGAACGTTTCGACCCGAATAAAGGGGGAAAACTGAGCACTTATTCCTCTTGGTGGATCAAACAATCCATCAAACGCGCTCTGGCCAACCAAAGTAAAACAATCCGACTCCCTGTCCATTTGGTGGATAAGATCAGTAAGATGCGCCGGGTCGCGGCACGGATGAGTGAGGAATTTGGACGGGAACCCACCGATGAAGAGCTCGCCGATGAAATGAGTATGAGTGTGACAAAAATCGCACGGCTACGCACAGCGGCAATCCGCCCGGCGTCATTAGATGCCCCGATCAGTAATGACGAAGACTCGGCGAATTTTGGTGACATTATCAAGGATGAATCCGCACTCAATCCCTACGAGATGCTCCGCAGTAAAAAACTCAAAGATGACTTGGATGAATTATTAGCCATCCTAGACGCACGCGAACGCGAGATTATCAATTTCCGTTTCGGCTTGGACGGGGCGAATGAACGCACCTTAGAAGAAGTCGGGGTAAAATTCAAGATCACCCGTGAGCGTGTACGCCAAATCCAGAATATCGCCCTGAATAAAATGCTTAAGGCCATGGGTAAAAAAGACCGCCAATTCATTTCAATTGATTAACCTACCACCCCGATAAGCCGGAAATTATTATGCCAGACGAAATTACGATCAAAACCATTTCAAATACCATACGTGACATTGTTGATTTCCCTAAACCAGGCATCCTCTTTAAAGATATCACTCCCGTCCTGCTGAACCCAGACACATTCAAACTCGCTGTCGATGCCTTAGCTGAGCCCTGCCTAGCCGAACGCCCCGATATCATCCTCGGGATCGATGCCCGTGGATTTATTTTTGGTGCGGCTATCGCCTACCATCTCGGCATCGGTTTTGTGCCCATTCGCAAAAAAGGCAAGCTCCCCTATAAAACCATTGAGCAATCTTACGAACTTGAATACGGCGAAAATATTGTCGCGATCCATGAGGATGCCATCAAACCGGGAAACAAAGTTTTTATCGTCGATGACCTTCTCGCTACTGGCGGCACCGCCCATGCTGCGGCCATCCTTGTGGAGAAGCTCGGTGGGAAAATCACTTGTATCTCATTTTTAGTCGAGCTTGGATTCCTCGAAGGACGCAAAAAGCTGGGCGATTTGCCGATTCACTCCGTCGTGAAGTATTAATGGCTCGCATTTTAGCCATCTTAGCCAATCTCTTTCCCGTCTGGGTGCTCAGCGGAGCAGTACTCGCACTCATCCAGCCTTCACTCTTTGATTGGTATAATGTCAAGTGGATCAATCCCACCTTGGCTATTATCATGTTAGGGATGGGGCTGACCCTTTCTTTTGATGACTTCCGAGGGATCCGTAAAATGCCAAAGGCCGTTACGATCGGCTTTTTCGCCCAGTACACGATCATGCCATTTATGGGATGGCTCTCTGCGAGCGTGTTTAATCTCCCCACCCCGATGAAAGTAGGCCTGATCCTTGTCGCCTGTTGTCCCGGCGGGACGGCATCAAATATCGTGTGTTACATCGCACGGAGCAATGTAGCACTCTCCGTCGTGATGACCATGTGCAGCACACTCGCGGCCGCAATCATGACCCCGCTCCTGACAAAATGGCTGGCTGGTACCATGGTCTATGTAAATGGATGGAACCTCTTTTTTGACACGGTCCAAGTCGTCGTCCTTCCCGTCATCGGAGGACTACTCTTGAATCAATTTGCTCGGGAAAAAGTTAAATTCGCATTACCCGTGCTTCCCTTGGTGGCTGTCCTCGGCGTGGTCCTGATTGTCGCCAAAATCATCGGACTCAATGCAGAAGCTATCCGTCAATCCGGCCCCACACTTCTCTTGGCGGTATTCACTCTCCACAGTACAGGATTCGCCGTGGGTTACATTTTCGCCCGCCTCATGAGGCTGGATGAGTTATCCTCCCGTACCGTTTCGGTCGAAGTCGGCATGCAGAATTCCGGACTCGGCGTGGTGCTGGCGAGGAATAACTTTTCCGATCCCCTAACTGCCGTACCTTGTGCCGTTTCCAGTGTCTTCCACTCGCTCATCGGCAGTGCCCTAGCCGGTTATTGGCGTCTCAAAAAGGATGCGGGACTAAATAAAAGTTCACCCCTTAAATCTATCTAAATCTTCTCACTCTTTTTTTGAGCGGGAGCCAATAGCGGCGATCAATATCTGGGCAAATCATTTCCTCCTGCGCAAGTCCAAGAACCACCTTCTCTTCATCACCCGCCATCAGGGCGAAATCCGTATTCCTCCTAAACTCTGCTGCACCGTGTAAAACACATGCCTGACCGCCCATTAGCAGGCATTTCACTTGAAAATCCTGCATCGTGGAAAGGACTTTGTGTATCGGGTTCGGGATCAAGGCTACCTCCCGTTTGAATAAAAAATGACCAAAGCTTTTCAGTTTCCTTCCAACGGTCGATGGGAGCAAGCCGGTACCACTCAGCCTTTGGTAATGTCTTCAGGGTTCAACATTGAACCAATAAGTAACACGATTAGAAGATCGTAGCAAGAAACGACTCTCGGCGAATATTGCTGAATAATAAGCTAGTTTTCTGAGGGCGGCAACCATATCATGCGGTTATGCACCGCATTCGCGATCTCAGGGAATACATCGAAACCCTCCGTGAACTTGGAGACTTGTGCGACATCGACCATGAAGTCGACCCTTACCTAGAAATGGCCGCGTTTACCCGTCTTGGTTACGACCAGCCGATTCCAGCTCCAGCACCGCTTTTTACCAATATTAAAGGAGCCAAACCCGGAATGCGCGCCCTTGGAGCTCCAGGAGCCCTGAGTTCCCTTCCGAATAACCCGGCGGCACGTGTCGCGCTTTCCGTCGGCCTACCGATCAACGCCACTTGGTTACAAATCGTTGAGGCGTTAGTGGCGAGCCGGAGTAAACCAAAGATCCCTCCGAAGCTGGTCGAGAATGCCCCGTTTAAACAGAACATCCTACGAGGAGAGGCGGCCACGCTCGATATTTTCCCGATTGGTACGCTTCATGAGGGGGACGGTGGGCCCTATGCGAATACCTGGGGGACGATCGTCGTGCGTTCACCCGACGCCAAATGGACAAGCTGGTCGATCGCTCGCATTGAGAAACTCGATGGCAAACGTATGACTGGACTTTTCCAGAAGCCGCAGCATATCCGCATGATCTGGGACATGTGGGTGGCGATTGGCCGTGAAATGCCATTCGCCCTTTGCCAGGGCTGTGAACCGGGGTTACCATTCGTTTCCGCAATGCCTCTGGAAGATTGGATCAGCGAATCCGACTATTTGGGAGCTCATTTCGGCGAGCCGATCGAGGTGGTCCGGTGTGAGACGGTGGATCTGGAAGTCCCAGCAAGCGCGGAAGTCGTCATCGAAGGATATGTTTCGCTTGTCAACGACTCAATGGAGGGGCCCTTCGGCGAATATCAAGGCTATCAGGCCACCGAGACGGGGATGCAACCCACCTACCATATCAAATCCATTTCCTACCGGGATGGCGCCATCTGGCCTTTCGTTCCCGAGGGCAAACCTGTGGACGAGTTTCACACCTGCGCAGGGCTTGGTTTTTCTGTTGAGGGTCTAGGGCTTTTGCGCGAGGCGGGTCTGCCCGTCACCATGGCCTGGACGCCATTTGAGACTGCGGTGAGCTGGCTCATCGTGACGGTGTCGCCCGATTGGCGCCAGAAGTTACCAGGAATTTCTTCCATGGAGTTTTCCAAAAAAATAGCGTCGATCATTTGGGGGTCGTTGTTTGGACACTGCATGGAGATCCTTTACATCCTCGATGACGACATCGACCCGACGAACATGAAGGATCTTTTGTGGGCGATCCCCACGCGCTGTCACCCGACCGAGCGACAGTACGTCGAAGTGGGCCTGATATTACCGCTTCTCACCTGTTATTCGCACCAAGAACGTGAAGCAGCCCGTGGGCCGAAAATCGTGCACGACGGCTTGTTGCCGGAGGAAGGTCAGGGGCGTTGCAAAATTTCAAGTTTCAAAGGGGACTACCCCGAAAGCGTCCGCGAGCGTGTGCTGAAACACTGGCGCTGGTAAGGCGTTCGGCTCATTGGCTTGGTCTGATATGATTCCCCCTC from Verrucomicrobiota bacterium carries:
- a CDS encoding NADPH-dependent assimilatory sulfite reductase hemoprotein subunit: MISIDFLSEVVHFVAEQSSLGKYVMSNNPVEELKDKSNYLRGTLAETLADASKTHFSEEENLLLKFHGSYQQDDRDLRSKLKAEGKDKAWSFMLRTKTPGGSMTAAQYVVHDQLADDLGNRTMRITTRQGIQFHGILKGGFKECVQRIHESGVTTLGACGDVVRNTMGPSSPIKDDAHAECLRFANEITAYFLPRAGAYAEIWLDGQKVDLSGKTPEEVEPIYGKHYLPRKFKIGIVIPPRNDVDIYSQDIGFIAHVEAGKLLGYHIVVGGGFGMAHGNTATQPCLAQPLFYVAKEHALEACEAIVTFQRDHGNREDRKQSRFKYLVLHKGIDFVRDGVKARMKSPTSPFKPMTFTTVSDALGWNEQGDGNLFVGVHVAQGRIKDGDGIDYKAAFIKIAKEIGCPVMLTPNCNIIFHDITAEQKPAVEKILSENGVPPVEGFTEARKVAHACVALPTCGLSLAESERVFSSVMDEIDAVLKDLGIEKEPILVRMTGCPNGCARPYNADFAFVGRAPNKYAFYVGGSSRGDRLAGLEKKSLERKDIAATVRTYLEDFKANRKAGESFTDFWGRTKVTGPAPHADQFHYELKERESRLASLKATGTPAE
- a CDS encoding sigma-70 family RNA polymerase sigma factor yields the protein MAGPIDSESESSITIYLREIGKVPLLTVQDEIDLAAIIKKGVEAEVKIKEFTKKVKGIPAKVTVTKTKAVKKTIPDKDKAKKAALQKLAEEGAQARERMIKSNLRLVVKIAHDYSNFGLPLIDLISEGNIGLMKAVERFDPNKGGKLSTYSSWWIKQSIKRALANQSKTIRLPVHLVDKISKMRRVAARMSEEFGREPTDEELADEMSMSVTKIARLRTAAIRPASLDAPISNDEDSANFGDIIKDESALNPYEMLRSKKLKDDLDELLAILDAREREIINFRFGLDGANERTLEEVGVKFKITRERVRQIQNIALNKMLKAMGKKDRQFISID
- a CDS encoding adenine phosphoribosyltransferase; this encodes MPDEITIKTISNTIRDIVDFPKPGILFKDITPVLLNPDTFKLAVDALAEPCLAERPDIILGIDARGFIFGAAIAYHLGIGFVPIRKKGKLPYKTIEQSYELEYGENIVAIHEDAIKPGNKVFIVDDLLATGGTAHAAAILVEKLGGKITCISFLVELGFLEGRKKLGDLPIHSVVKY
- a CDS encoding bile acid:sodium symporter family protein codes for the protein MARILAILANLFPVWVLSGAVLALIQPSLFDWYNVKWINPTLAIIMLGMGLTLSFDDFRGIRKMPKAVTIGFFAQYTIMPFMGWLSASVFNLPTPMKVGLILVACCPGGTASNIVCYIARSNVALSVVMTMCSTLAAAIMTPLLTKWLAGTMVYVNGWNLFFDTVQVVVLPVIGGLLLNQFAREKVKFALPVLPLVAVLGVVLIVAKIIGLNAEAIRQSGPTLLLAVFTLHSTGFAVGYIFARLMRLDELSSRTVSVEVGMQNSGLGVVLARNNFSDPLTAVPCAVSSVFHSLIGSALAGYWRLKKDAGLNKSSPLKSI
- a CDS encoding UbiD family decarboxylase translates to MHRIRDLREYIETLRELGDLCDIDHEVDPYLEMAAFTRLGYDQPIPAPAPLFTNIKGAKPGMRALGAPGALSSLPNNPAARVALSVGLPINATWLQIVEALVASRSKPKIPPKLVENAPFKQNILRGEAATLDIFPIGTLHEGDGGPYANTWGTIVVRSPDAKWTSWSIARIEKLDGKRMTGLFQKPQHIRMIWDMWVAIGREMPFALCQGCEPGLPFVSAMPLEDWISESDYLGAHFGEPIEVVRCETVDLEVPASAEVVIEGYVSLVNDSMEGPFGEYQGYQATETGMQPTYHIKSISYRDGAIWPFVPEGKPVDEFHTCAGLGFSVEGLGLLREAGLPVTMAWTPFETAVSWLIVTVSPDWRQKLPGISSMEFSKKIASIIWGSLFGHCMEILYILDDDIDPTNMKDLLWAIPTRCHPTERQYVEVGLILPLLTCYSHQEREAARGPKIVHDGLLPEEGQGRCKISSFKGDYPESVRERVLKHWRW